A single region of the Podospora pseudopauciseta strain CBS 411.78 chromosome 1, whole genome shotgun sequence genome encodes:
- a CDS encoding hypothetical protein (COG:S; EggNog:ENOG503PEDZ) gives MRVLSLFSLAAAALPLASAIQFTSPAGNSTLSKGNSYKVKWDSVDTDPSTFSIYLVNFVNWPPFYTQLAGGVSTESGEYEVTVPCLVDASWGYQFNAINGTNVYVIHAQTPKFYVGEGSCDEPEEEVPVPVITDSLQQTTCEAYTVTATPEPTCDNSVSTVTATVTATVTVGKDAPAAPATTAPATLQYTPGFQSAVKVYSTVYVDLSEVIDSGECVC, from the exons ATGCGcgtcctctccctcttttcGCTCGCCGCTGCGGCCCTCCCCCTGGCCTCGGCCATCCAGTTCACCTCGCCCGCCGGCAACTCGACCTTGAGCAAGGGCAACTCGTACAAGGTCAAGTGGGATTCCGTCGACACGGATCCTTCCACTTTTAGCATTTACCTCGTCAACTTTGTCAACTGGCCCCCCTTTTACACCCAACTCGCCGGCGGTGTTTCTACCGAGTCTGGCGAGTATGAGGTGACCGTTCCCTGCCTTGTTGACGCCTCCTGGGGCTACCAATT CAATGCCATCAACGGCACCAACGTCTATGTCATCCACGCTCAGACCCCCAAGTTCTACGTTGGCGAGGGTTCCTGCGATgagcccgaggaggaggtcccCGTTCCCGTGATCACCGACTCCCTCCAGCAGACCACCTGCGAGGCCTACACCGTGACCGCCACCCCCGAGCCCACCTGCGATAACTCCGTCTCTACTGTCACTGCCACCGTCACTGCCACTGTCACCGTCGGTAAGGATGCCCCCGCGGcccctgccaccaccgctcctGCCACCCTTCAATACACCCCCGGCTTCCAGTCGGCTGTCAAGGTCTACTCGACCGTTTATGTTGACCTCTCTGAGGTCATTGACTCTGGCGAGTGCGTGTGCTAA
- the RPC34 gene encoding 34-kDa subunit of RNA polymerase III (C) (COG:K; BUSCO:EOG092646WF; EggNog:ENOG503P1SA), with protein MAAPNSEADQAKLQIFKDELYDTIREHGSETRVFSQADLKGLGVIPNNDVRILVDVIQMLTNEKLLIGVHLPGGELGWKWRSREDAKKYTSLPDEPTRLVYGEIDQAGQDGVWIRHIKLRINIQDATLKACIKFLESKGFISSMTNVEMPNRKMYIRADLKPSERATGGPWFTDGELDEAFIKVIEGIIFEYIKTRSAYFSRGTVLPQRQPKKGVVTGDARGVKRTATDISNDDATPAPAPATKAAPPPPKGKPMYLPMPAGYKKYPTVNDITEFIHNQKVSTAMLGVADIQALVDVLVFDGLIEPIQVHNRKGYRVVRPTKQDTVSYAKRQQDRESHPESGDIVLGPPPLSSAVTEAPCGKCPVFELCQEGGPVAPSTCVYFQEWLGLKEPAVATANGTAPP; from the exons ATGGCGGCGCCAAATTCCGAGGCCGACCAGGCCAAGCTCCAGATCTTCAAAGATGAGCTTTACGATACTATCAGGGAACATGGCAGCGAAACCCGTGTCTTCAGCCAGGCCGACCTCAAGGGTTTGGGCGTCATCCCCAACAACGACGTCAGGATACTTGTCGATGTCATTCAGATGCTCACCAATGAAAAGCTCCTCATTGGTGTTCATTTACCGGGCGGAGAACTGGGTTGGAAATGGCGAAGCAGAGAGGATGCCAAGAA GTATACCTCCCTTCCAGACGAACCGACCAGGCTCGTATACGGCGAAATCGACCAAGCCGGCCAAGACGGTGTCTGGATCCGCCATATCAAGCTCCGAATCAACATCCAAGATGCCACCCTCAAGGCCTGCATCAAGTTCCTCGAGTCCAAAGGGTTCATCTCATCCATGACCAACGTCGAGATGCCCAACCGGAAGATGTACATCAGAGCCGACCTCAAACCCTCCGAGCGCGCAACCGGCGGTCCTTGGTTCACAGACGGTGAGCTAGACGAAGCCTTTATCAAAGTCATCGAAGGTATCATTTTCGAGTACATCAAGACCCGCAGCGCATACTTTTCCAGGGGCACGGTCCTCCCTCAAAGACAACCAAAGAAGGGCGTAGTTACCGGGGATGCCAGAGGTGTCAAGAGAACAGCGACTGACATCTCCAACGACGACGCGACACCCGCCCCTGCTCCAGCGACAAAggctgcccctccacccccaaaggGCAAGCCAATGTACCTCCCCATGCCGGCCGGGTATAAGAAATACCCTACCGTCAACGATATCACAGAGTTTATCCACAACCAAAAGGTCAGCACTGCTATGCTCGGTGTTGCGGACATCCAGGCGTTGGTCGACGTGCTGGTATTTGACGGCCTGATTGAGCCGATCCAAGTCCACAATCGTAAGGGGTACAGGGTGGTGCGGCCAACAAAGCAGGACACGGTATCGTATGCCAAGCGGCAGCAGGACCGAGAATCGCATCCAGAATCGGGGGATATCGTGTTAGGCCCTCCGCCGCTGAGCAGCGCAGTGACTGAGGCACCGTGCGGTAAATGCCCGGTGTTTGAACTGTGCCAGGAGGGTGGACCAGTTGCGCCGAGCACGTGTGTTTACTTTCAGGAGTGGCTGGGCTTGAAAGAGCCTGCTGTTGCTACTGCCAACGGAACGGCTCCACCATGA
- a CDS encoding hypothetical protein (COG:S; EggNog:ENOG503P0WT) — protein MTTRTRSSEGCWTCRLRRKKCDETRPVCEGCSTLGIDCLYSEEKPQWMDGGDWQKARGEWVKQEIKRVAAQRREKRYIKDLEAGVGGIGLDMGRVEVGVITTGTLQLLSGVSIGGGDGGDTVGGVTILPDGEKGSGMGVETDNIPTGATSTDTTAIATPCSSSSPSPSNIPPRHQQIDSADPDGEDHTGIPASERDAHRTMFYLDYVFPFLFPFYRPTLLDFGRGWLLVLLQRNQALFHVAQTMAGYFYGIILSSEDNKDDVPELCKSHNFDAIQREQELGLQWLRRAIQGVVDKGVEGHLKEASEVVACIVQLLTSEVAVGNGGNWRVHLDAAAQLWGETWRFHGMGKVGLGGEEGEREVVCFMMLLLQLGTNPKSFTPMGQPWGTGQATLRFFSAQLLFLDVVGSTALGEGPRLQRWHGHLLDTIGREELERIVGVKVKEKEMDLPHLKLVEFIGLENWVVVAVGQVAALDGYKKERKRMGALSVTELVERARVIQRRIQDGLAGLGEPEVKHACPSSGPVPKDHPLLHFTAQGMISPQSMHSTAVHTRIWAQATLTYLQVVISGWQPASQEIHHSVTETLNLMLYCVPAPACLRVLVWPFTVTGCLAAPEQEQIFRDMVAAMGCLRNFGTIKEGLAIMEHVWANRAQIEQNADQWDIAACLSCLGQPSLLI, from the coding sequence ATGACAACCCGTACGAGATCCTCCGAGGGGTGTTGGACCTGCCGACTTCGCCGCAAAAAGTGCGACGAAACCAGGCCGGTGTGCGAGGGCTGCAGCACGCTGGGGATCGACTGCTTGTACAGCGAGGAAAAGCCACAGTGGATGGACGGTGGGGATTGGCAAAAGGCAAGAGGGGAGTGGGTGAAGCAGGAGATCAAGAGGGTTGCTGCccagaggagggagaagaggtaCATCAAGGATTTGGAGGCCGGTGTTGGGGGGATAGGGTTGGATATGGGAagggttgaggttggcgtCATCACGACGGGGACACTGCAGCTACTATCTGGTGTTAGTattggcggtggtgatggtggcgacACTGTTGGGGGGGTGACAATACTACCAGATGGCGAGAAGGGTAGCGGGATGGGCGTTGAAACTGACAATATCCCAACCGGCGCCACATCAAccgacaccaccgccattgCGACACCTTGCTCCTCCTCTAGTCCCTCACCTTCAAATATCCCGCCCCGTCATCAACAAATTGACAGCGCTGACCCAGATGGAGAAGACCACACCGGCATCCCCGCCTCCGAGCGCGACGCCCACAGAACAATGTTCTACCTCGACTAcgtcttccccttcctcttccctttCTACCGCCCTACCCTCCTCGACTTTGGTCGCGGCTGGTTGCTCGTCCTGCTACAGCGCAACCAAGCCCTCTTCCACGTCGCGCAGACAATGGCGGGGTACTTTTACGGTATCATCCTCTCCAGCGAAGACAACAAAGACGACGTCCCCGAGCTGTGCAAGAGCCATAATTTTGACGCCATCCAACGGGAGCAGGAGTTGGGGCTGCAGTGGTTAAGAAGGGCGATTCAGGGGGTCGTCGACAAAGGTGTGGAAGGGCATCTCAAGGAGGCGAGCGAGGTGGTGGCCTGTATTGTTCAGCTACTGACCAGCGAGGTCGCGGTGGGGAATGGAGGGAATTGGAGGGTGCATCTTGATGCGGCGGCGCAGTTGTGGGGTGAGACGTGGAGGTTtcatgggatgggaaaggttggtttgggaggggaggagggtgagagggaggtggtgtgttTTATGATGTTGCTTTTACAGCTGGGCACGAATCCAAAGAGCTTTACCCCGATGGGGCAGCCTTGGGGCACGGGGCAGGCCACGTTGCGGTTTTTTAGCGCGcagttgttgtttttggatGTGGTGGGGAGTACGGCTTTGGGTGAGGGGCCGAGGTTGCAGAGGTGGCATGGGCATTTGTTGGATACTAtcgggagggaggagttggaacgGATTGtgggggtgaaggtgaaggagaaggagatggactTGCCGCATTTGAAGTTGGTGGAGTTTATTGGGTTGGAGAATTGGGTTGTGGTGGCTGTTGGGCAGGTTGCTGCGCTGGATGGGTAtaagaaggagaggaagaggatgggggcGTTGTCGGTGACGGAATTGGTCGAACGGGCGAGGGTGATTCAGAGGAGGATTCAGGATGGGTTGGCGGGATTGGGAGAGCCGGAGGTTAAACATGCTTGCCCATCCAGCGGGCCTGTGCCGAAAGACCATCCGCTGTTGCATTTCACGGCACAGGGCATGATTTCACCTCAGTCTATGCACAGTACTGCTGTACATACGAGAATCTGGGCTCAGGCAACGTTGACATATCTCCAAGTGGTCATTTCTGGGTGGCAGCCAGCAAGTCAAGAGATACACCACTCGGTCACAGAGACTCTTAATCTGATGCTTTATTGCGTTCCAGCACCAGCCTGTCTCAGAGTATTGGTTTGGCCATTCACTGTTACCGGATGTCTGGCTGCTCCAGAACAGGAGCAAATATTCCGGGATATGGTCGCCGCCATGGGGTGCTTGAGGAATTTTGGCACCATCAAAGAGGGACTGGCCATCATGGAGCACGTATGGGCAAACCGGGCCCAGATCGAGCAAAATGCAGACCAGTGGGATATCGCCGCATGTTTGAGTTGTCTGGGTCAGCCTTCGCTCCTGATCTGA
- the CSR1_1 gene encoding phosphatidylinositol transfer protein csr1 (COG:O; EggNog:ENOG503Q3ZN): protein MFRPLLPRGCSALPRPSSLFHQLPTAPFSSTFSSSIQSNIRNSVRAFSVSSINMAPQVFFKVSWSGPTGFDSQGRPNNEIAEQEGTIKFNLYDDVVPITTRNFRELCTGQNGFGYKGSSFHRIIPDFMLQGGDFTRGNGTGGKSIYGEKFADENFQIKHTRPGLLSMANAGPNTNGSQFFITTVKTSWLDGRHVVFGEVADDDSMHVVKLLEATGSGSGAIKPGLKKPTIEESGEIN, encoded by the exons ATGTTTCGACCCCTCCTACCCCGCGGTTGCTCTGCTCTTCCTCGAccttcctccctctttcACCAACTTCCCACTGCTCCATTCTCTTCCACCTTTTCGTCGTCTATCCAATCCAACATCAGAAACTCCGTTAGAGCTTTCTCAGTCTCATCAATCAACATGGCCCCTCAAGT CTTCTTCAAGGTCTCTTGGTCTGGTCCCACCGGCTTCGATAGCCAGGGCCGCCCCAACAACGAGATCGCCG AGCAGGAGGGTACTATCAAGTTCAACCTCTACGACGACGTtgtccccatcaccacccgtAACTTCCGTGAGCTCTGCACTGGCCAGAACGGCTTCGGCTACAAGGGCTCTTCCTTCCACCGCATCATCCCCGACTTCATGCTCCAGGGTGGTGACTTCACCCGTGGCAACGGTACCGGTGGCAAGTCCATCTACGGCGAGAAGTTTGCCGACGAGAACTTCCAGATCAAGCACACCCGCCCTGGTCTCCTCTCCATGGCCAACGCCGGCCCCAACAC CAACGGCTCCCAgttcttcatcaccaccgtgAAGACCTCTTGGCTCGATGGCCGTCACGTCGTCTTCGGCGAGGTTGCCGATGATGACTCCATGCACGTCGTCAAGCTCCTTGAGGCtaccggctccggctccggtGCCATCAAGCCTGGTCTCAAGAAGCCCACCATTGAGGAATCCGGTGAGATCAACTAA
- a CDS encoding hypothetical protein (EggNog:ENOG503P1HR; COG:S), protein MSFYAFTPFSSAIFPNSANISFHTLPKPTSTRTQPAPGRTMSTPRKQQTFTTLHSLYATSGTVTIHSSSSDSPILVPTPSPLDPNDPLSWPPQKKRTAFLSICTFTFLTNFGIGGLTSAFYLISLEFEKSLPETSALLLWPILVLGLFNFFWVPLANYFGKRSVFVLSCGLLFASYIWGALAKSFESLLWSNIVAAFAGSSTEALGAAMVNDLFFVHERGGKMGVYMNFISGGNTVGPLVCGFVVTGLSWRWHKWIAAMLTGINFATVVLMVPETRYHRVEVTGEGGQQMSESEDNGQEKGKVRGDGEQGQQREGIVAVPKKSWVQELSLWSGTPKDDTSLWKMFLRPLPMFAYPCVIYSFLGYAVSLVLTVAVNILNSFVLQAPPYSWSPTVNGLINIPGFIGNLLGSFAGGWLVDKFCDWRSRKNNGVFEPENRLYLCILPLLITGAGCVLFGYGVERTLHWTSLFFGYGMVSFALTAVPTITMAYVSDCLLPVNSDALMLVNGSKNIVAFGFLYGIVPWVEEVGYVECFGTQAGIYVAIIVIGMAVLIPFGARIRYAQAKWRIIL, encoded by the exons ATGTCATTCTATGCCTTcacacccttctcctccgccatctttCCCAACAGCGCAAATATATCCTtccacaccctccccaaacccacctctACCCGAACCCAACCCGCACCAGGTAGAACCATGTCAACCCCCCGTAAACAACAAACCTTCACAACCCTCCACTCCCTCTACGCCACCTCAGGCACAGTAACAATccactcctcttcctcagaCTCCCCAATCCTAGTccccaccccttctccccttgACCCAAACGACCCCTTATCCTGGCCCCCCCAAAAGAAACGCaccgccttcctctccatctgcaccttcaccttcctcacAAATTTTGGCATCGGCGGCCTAACCTCCGCCTTTTACCTCATCTCCCTCGAGTTCGAAAAGTCCCTCCCGGAAAcatccgccctcctcctctggccCATCCTCGTCTTGGGCCTCTTCAACTTTTTTTGGGTCCCCCTGGCTAATTACTTTGGTAAACGCTCCGTGTTTGTGCTAAGTTGTGGGTTACTTTTCGCGAGTTACATCTGGGGGGCTTTGGCGAAGAGTTTTGAGAGTTTGCTATGGAGTAATATCGTTGCTGCTTTTGCGGGGAGCTCGACCGAGGCGTTGGgggcggcgatggtgaaTGATTTGTTTTTCGTGCATGAGCGCggggggaagatgggggttTATATGAATTTTATTAGTGGGGGGAATACGGTTGGCCCGTTGGTTTGTGGGTTTGTTGTTACT GGGTTGAGTTGGAGGTGGCACAAATGGATTGCTGCTATGCTGACTGGGATTAACTTTGCGactgtggtgttgatggtgccTGAGACGAGATATCACAGGGTTGAAGTGACCGGAGAGGGGGGGCAGCAAATGTCGGAGAGCGAAGATAACGGGCAGGAGAAGGGCAAGGTGAGAGGTGACGGTGAACAGGGACAGCAGAGGGAGGGAATAGTCGCGGTTCCGAAGAAGAGCTGGGTTCAGGAGTTGAGTTTGTGGTCTGGGACGCCAAAGGATGACACGAGCTTGTGGAAGATGTTCCTGAGGCCGCTGCCAATGTTTGCGTATCCGTGTGTTATTTACTCGTTCCTCGGGTACGCAGTGTCATTGGTGTTGACGGTGGCTGTCAACATTCTCAACTCGTTTGTGCTCCAGGCGCCGCCATACTCGTGGTCACCAACGGTCAACGGGCTGATCAATATTCCCGGGTTCATCGGGAATCTCCTTGGCAGCTTTGCAGGCGGTTGGCTTGTCGATAAGTTTTGCGACTGGAGAAGCAGGAAGAACAATGGGGTGTTTGAACCGGAGAATAGGTTGTATCTCTGCATACTTCCGCTGCTGATTACCGGAGCCGGTTGCGTCTTGTTCGGGTATGGAGTCGAGAGAACACTCCATTGGACCTCATTATTCTTCGGCTACGGAATGGTGTCATTTGCGCTCACAGCAGTCCCCACGATTACGATGGCATATGTGTCAGATTGTCTACTGCCAGTTAACTCGGATGCTTTGATGCTTGTCAACG GGAGCAAAAATATTGTTGCTTTTGGATTTCTTTACGGAATCGTGCCATGGGTTGAAGAGGTTGGCTATGTCGAATGCTTTGGAACTCAAGCAGGAATCTATGTTGCTATTATTGTAATAGGAATGGCGGTTTTAATCCCATTTGGCGCTAGAATCAGATATGCCCAGGCAAAATGGAGGATTATCTTGTAA
- a CDS encoding hypothetical protein (EggNog:ENOG503PP9K), with translation MDTRSLRPQGFLGYFFLVVRILSIVDSGLVVGFTVNFIVAFNKAGLGLPPTIVALVALTSTALLYTLVTITSFSRRFVPYIATIVLDFVLLIPAVTVTVLLAQPVTKRSCAAIAPSTTFTITVPPNTSFGQTTFPSNTNGKEACYRVLAIWISLIVLSALFILSTLSSFLLQLRERKLQRQEYDFNENSSDPLNRPGTDFFTQRPITIISNPSRDYSTGRKPKNKWDSFGDWDRDLDEKKSQWRPASQRIDSWNTASSTTLPCKTKDEIPRSNTRGYRPRNNRLDSPTLPNRPSDLAKAYRAYRTTGATPTSPSTRPRSRQRGLPGNPQ, from the exons ATGGACACCAGATCGCTACGGCCTCAGGGCTTTCTCGGTTACTTCTTTCTCGTTGTGCGGATTCTGTCGATAGTTGATTCGGGGCTTGTTGTAGGGTTCACGGTCAACTTCATAGTTGCTTTCAACAAAGCAGGACTTGGGCTGCCGCCAACAATTGTGGCATTAGTGGCTTTG ACCAGCACAGCACTACTCTACACCCTAGTCACTATTACGAGCTTCAGTCGGCGATTCGTCCCATATATCGCCACTATAGTTCTGGATTTCGTCCTTCTTATTCCAGCTGTAACTGTCACAGTACTCCTGGCCCAGCCCGTGACCAAAAGGTCATGCGCCGCCATCGCTCCTTCAACCACCTTCACAATTACCGTGCCACCCAATACCTCATTCGGCCAAACAACATTcccatccaacaccaacgggAAAGAGGCCTGCTACCGGGTACTCGCCATCTGGATCTCCCTCATCGTCCTTTCTGCCCTGTTCATCCTCAGCACGCTTTCCTCCTTCCTACTCCAACTGCGCGAGCGCAAGCTTCAACGACAGGAATACGACTTTAACGAAAATTCGTCCGACCCTCTCAACCGCCCCGGCACCGATTTCTTCACCCAACgtcccatcaccatcatctccaacccctctAGAGATTATTCCACTGGCCGCAAGCCCAAAAACAAATGGGACAGCTTCGGCGACTGGGATCGCGACCTCGACGAGAAAAAGTCCCAATGGCGCCCAGCAAGTCAAAGAATCGACAGCTGGAACaccgccagcagcaccacccttCCATGCAAAACCAAAGACGAAATTCCCCGCTCCAACACAAGGGGATACCGCCCCCGCAACAACCGTCTCGACTCCCCtaccctccccaaccgcccCTCCGATCTCGCCAAAGCCTACCGTGCCTACCGCACCACCGGAGCgactcccacctccccctccacccgccCCCGCTCTCGACAGCGAGGTCTACCGGGTAACCCCCAGTAG
- the ENT3 gene encoding Epsin-3, clathrin recruitment and traffic between the Golgi and endosome (COG:F; EggNog:ENOG503NTVR; BUSCO:EOG09263WB5) has translation MDLNSLRQTVTNLTLYDVKAGVRKVQNAVMNFTEMEAKVREATNNEPWGASSTQMQEIADGTFNYQTLNEIMPMIYRRFTEKSAEEWRQIYKALQLLEYLIKHGSERVIDDARSHITLLKMLRQFHFIDQNGKDQGVNVRHRAKELAELLGDVDRIRSERKKARAIKGKFVGMQGGSGMGSSSRYGGFGSNSDGYSGGGGGGSSSTYGGDAGGVYGDGGGFGGQQSSDFGRTQARGEQFEEYDEFDGDERPAGGASSSSAPRVKRDTSERVGVKKTTEPAKKKAPEVDLFSFDEPATTSTPPLAGAPAASSAALTNDDDDDFDDFQSAVPTVAAAPATQFAAPQPVSAPQQANLSGMVAMSSISPPPSSTATPSGNFSAFSTPLSATTLSPAAKPAGFQASTPNYFSSVQAASPAAPVAKPAAAPASFGGLKPVTSGSKPAAPAAGGDAFGSLWSQASVGLKKSTPTGPGPTIGQLAKEKSSAGIWGAASSSPAAAKPAGSKPLGNGLDDLLG, from the exons ATGGATTTGAACAGTCTCCGGCAGACCGTCACCAACCTGACACTTTACGATGTCAAGGCCGGTGTGCGCAAGGTCCAGAATG CCGTCATGAACTTCACCGAGATGGAGGCCAAGGTGCGCGAGGCCACAAATAACGAACCTTGGGGCGCATCCTCGACTCAGATGCAGGAGATTGCGGATGGCACTTTCAACTA CCAAACCCTGAACGAGATTATGCCCATGATCTATCGCCGCTTTACCGAAAAGTCCGCCGAAGAGTGGCGCCAGATCTACAAGGCCCTCCAACTTCTCGAGTACCTGATCAAGCACGGCTCCGAACGCGTTATCGACGATGCTCGCTCCCACATTACTCTGCTCAAAATGCTTCGCCAGTTTCACTTCATTGACCAAAACGGCAAAGACCAGGGTGTTAACGTTCGCCATCGCGCCAAGGAACTTGCTGAGCTTCTTGGGGATGTTGACAGGATCCGGTCGGAGCGCAAGAAGGCACGTGCGATCAAGGGCAAGTTTGTAGGCATGCAGGGTGGCTCTGGAATGGGAAGCAGCAGTCGATATGGTGGCTTTGGGAGCAACTCGGACGGGTACAgtgggggcggcggtggtggcagcagctCGACttatggtggtgatgctggagGTGTGTACGGGGACGGTGGAGGCTTCGGCGGACAACAAAGCAGCGATTTTGGTCGAACACAAGCACGCGGGGAACAGTTTGAGGAGTACGACGAGTTTGATGGGGATGAACGGCCAGCTGGTGGTGCTTCGTCTTCAAGCGCCCCACGGGTGAAGCGAGACACATCCGAAAGAGTCGGTGTTAAGAAGACCACTGAaccggcgaagaagaaggccccTGAGGTCGATCTGTTTTCGTTCGACGAGCCCGCGACAACCTCTACCCCTCCCCTGGCTGGTGCCCCGGCTGCTTCGAGCGCTGCACTCACcaatgatgacgacgacgacttcGACGATTTCCAATCGGCAGTGCcgactgttgctgctgcccctgcgACCCAGTTCGCCGCTCCCCAGCCTGTCTCTGCCCCCCAACAAGCCAACCTGAGCGGCATGGTCGCCATGTCTTCTATCTCTCCGCCGCCAAGCTCAACCGCCACACCCTCCGGCAACTTTTCGGCCTTCTCAACGCCTTTGTCTGCGACTACTCTCTCCCCTGCTGCGAAGCCAGCAGGGTTCCAAGCCTCTACACCAAACTACTTTTCTTCGGTTCAGGCGGcatctccagcagcacctGTGGCaaagcctgctgctgcccctgccTCCTTCGGCGGGTTGAAGCCAGTCACCAGTGGCTCCAAGCCAGCAGCACCCGCAGCTGGAGGTGACGCTTTTGGTTCTCTCTGGTCTCAAGCCAGTGTAGGCCTCAAGAAGAGTACCCCCACTGGGCCTGGGCCGACAATTGGGCAGCTCgcgaaggagaagagcagTGCTGGCATCTGGGGTGCGGCCAGCTCTTCTCCCGCTGCTGCTAAGCCTGCGGGTAGCAAGCCGCTTGGCAATGGTCTTGATGATTTGCTGGGCTGA
- a CDS encoding hypothetical protein (EggNog:ENOG503NZTT; COG:O; CAZy:CE1), which produces MRLSSITSGFLALVGLSNAASLTQITNFGSNPSGARFYIYVPDRLASNPAIITAVHYCSGTASAFYNGSPYARLADTHGFIVVYPESPNSGGCWDVSSNAAYTRNSGANSHAIVNMVNWTIERYGADRNRVFLAGLSSGAMMTNVLAATYPDVFKAASAYAGVPAGCFYTGTVAGWNNTCANGQSITTQEHWAQTARNMYPGYTGPRPKMMIYHGSADDIIYPRNFNETMKQWAGVLGYTYGSPRQTIPNSPSAPYTKYVYGDDLVGIYGTGITHNIQINGALDLEWFGITGQPATTSSASGPTTTPVSSSTLVTSVRTTTTSAPPVATTPAGCTSPKWGQCGGQGWTGCTVCAAGSTCTFGNNWYSQCL; this is translated from the exons ATGAGGCTCTCAAGCATTACCTCGGGCTTCCTCGCCCTTGTGGGTCTCTCGAACGCCGCCTCCCTTACCCAGATCACCAACTTTGGTTCCAACCCAAGCGGCGCGCGCTTTTACATCTACGTTCCCGATAGACTGGCCTCGAACCcggccatcatcaccgccgtGCACTACTGCAGCGGTACCGCCAGCGCCTTCTACAATGGCAGCCCGTACGCCCGACTGGCCGATACTCACGGCTTCATTGTCGTGTACCCTGAATCACCGAACTCGGGTGGCTGCTGGGATGTCTCTTCTAACGCTGCTTACACCCGCAACAGCGGCGCCAACAGCCATGCCATTGTCAACATGGTGAACTGGACCATTGAGCGCTACGGCGCCGACAGAAACCGTGTCTTCCTCGCCGGGCTCAGCTCGGGCGCCATGATGACCAACGTTCTTGCTGCGACGTATCCTGATGTCTTCAAGGCTGCCAGCGCCTATGCGGGCGTCCCTGCTGGATGCTTCTACACCGGCACCGTCGCCGGCTGGAACAACACCTGCGCGAACGGCCAGTCGATTACGACCCAGGAGCACTGGGCCCAGACTGCTCGCAACATGTATCCTGGCTACACCGGCCCCAGGCCGAAGATGATGATCTACCACGGCTCTGCTGATGACATTATCTACCCCAGA AACTTCAACGAGACGATGAAGCAGTGGGCTGGTGTACTGGGCTATACCTACGGCTCGCCCCGCCAGACCATCCCCAACAGCCCCTCCGCCCCCTATACCAAGTACGTCTACGGCGACGACCTCGTTGGTATCTACGGTACCGGCATCACCCACAACATCCAGATCAACGGTGCCCTCGACCTCGAGTGGTTCGGCATCACTGGCCAGCCCGCCACTACTTCTTCAGCCAGCGGTCCTACCACTACTCCTGTGTCGTCTAGCACTCTGGTCACTTCTGTCAGGACCACTACTacctctgctcctcctgtTGCGACTACCCCTGCGGGTTGCACTTCGCCCAAGTGGGGACAGTGCGGTGGTCAGGGGTGGACTGGGTGCACTGTTTGCGCTGCGGGATCAACTTGCACTTTTGGAAATAACTGGTATTCGCAGTGCTTGTAA